A single genomic interval of Vicia villosa cultivar HV-30 ecotype Madison, WI unplaced genomic scaffold, Vvil1.0 ctg.000010F_1_1, whole genome shotgun sequence harbors:
- the LOC131621695 gene encoding protein LONGIFOLIA 1-like, with product MTRGTGANDQKLEKHFQKQMGCMAGFLHIFDRHHSFPVKRLNSTKPTEPETNGSNSPAESTPEAETTQEKPTVQILPVFDFKEGTRSSWKFAREAPRLSLDSRAVMDAKGTIHPKDEEKRRRSTSVVAKLMGLEDSDPNPNPNPNPKLQRSASESTVHRDLSHSQQYRFFDTTNFQLKQFQFDSGSLLNGTDSDLTEKTEPVRGITTKQKKCFYDSADFFPGPKQSVSVSVQGEIEKRLKMRGIHEPSKDLETLKQILEALQLKGLLHSKKLANHKNFVIENGNEHDSPIVLMKPGKSIHRTGWTGTGNNSPPPVSTFRSNPKTRTDHNQPNVRNRNTANSPTRSPNRVRKVTSVETERKVNDSVDRRRVSPVRQSPIRSPRMRKVTTYQKEGKTMAEDELSTVSDNSFSNSSHTDTERLIKVVDQYREGKELLQRCDKLLNSIAEITELQQPSPVSILDSSFYKDDSSCSPSPVMKRCIEYKDLGAESEEDAWSTALSSNETKSEDSDFVYVSEVLRASNYLSKDKDNDMFLLLEQQQYLKGNKNTSNSKVSTLQRKLIFDTIHEILNCKRRLPPWKLENLPSLHQIWSEFRRIREREESSEDMFEVICGVLKKDMKGENEWGECHVEIGDVVLDIERFIFKDLICETIGDLALCRGVPRNKVSVLRRKLEFYNN from the exons atgacAAGAGGAACGGGAGCAAAtgatcaaaagcttgagaaacaCTTTCAAAAACAGATGGGGTGCATGGCAGGTTTCCTACACATCTTCGATCGCCACCACTCATTTCCCGTTAAAAGACTCAATTCCACGAAACCAACG GAACCGGAAACAAACGGTAGTAACTCACCGGCTGAATCAACACCGGAAGCTGAAACAACCCAAGAAAAACCGACTGTTCAGATTCTTCCGGTTTTCGATTTCAAAGAAGGAACAAGATCTTCATGGAAATTCGCCAGAGAAGCACCGAGACTATCGTTAGATAGCAGGGCCGTAATGGATGCAAAAGGAACAATTCATCCAAAAGATGAAGAGAAACGACGACGTTCCACTAGCGTTGTTGCAAAGCTCATGGGTCTCGAAGACTCTGATCCTAACCCCAACCCTAACCCTAACCCGAAGCTGCAGAGATCAGCTTCGGAATCAACGGTTCACAGAGATCTATCTCATTCTCAACAGTATCGTTTCTTTGACACTACGAATTTCCAGTTAAAGCAATTCCAATTCGACAGTGGTTCATTGTTAAACGGCACAGACTCAGATCTAACTGAGAAAACAGAACCAGTCAGAGGAATAACAACGAAACAAAAGAAGTGTTTCTATGATTCCGCTGATTTTTTCCCTGGTCCGAAACAGAGTGTTTCTGTTTCGGTTCAAGGTGAGATTGAGAAACGGTTGAAGATGCGTGGGATTCATGAAccttctaaagatctggaaacacTGAAACAAATCCTTGAAGCATTGCAGCTGAAAGGGCTCTTACATTCTAAGAAATTAGCAAATCATAAAAACTTCGTCATTGAGAATGGGAACGAACACGATTCACCTATAGTTCTTATGAAGCCTGGAAAATCAATTCATCGAACCGGTTGGACCGGAACCGGGAATAATTCTCCACCACCCGTCTCCACTTTCCGGTCCAATCCAAAGACTCGAACCGATCATAATCAACCTAATGTTAGAAACAGAAACACCGCAAACTCCCCCACGCGCAGTCCTAACCGCGTGAGGAAGGTTACTAGCGTCGAGACAGAGCGAAAAGTGAACGACAGTGTTGATCGCCGAAGAGTTTCTCCGGTCAGGCAATCACCGATTCGGTCGCCGAGGATGAGAAAAGTTACAACCTACCAAAAGGAAGGGAAAACCATGGCGGAAGATGAATTATCTACTGTTTCTGATAATAGTTTCAGTAACTCTTCACATACCGACACAGAG AGGCTAATTAAGGTGGTGGACCAATACAGAGAGGGGAAAGAGCTACTGCAGAGGTGTGATAAATTACTCAACAGTATAGCGGAAATAACTGAGTTACAACAACCGAGTCCCGTATCGATTCTTGACTCGTCGTTTTACAAAGACGACTCGTCGTGTTCACCATCTCCAGTAATGAAAAGATGCATTGAATATAAAG ATCTAGGAGCGGAGTCAGAAGAAGATGCTTGGAGTACAGCTTTGAGTTCAAACGAAACCAAGTCAGAGGATTCCGATTTCGTATACGTTTCAGAAGTACTTCGTGCTTCTAACTACTTATCCAAAGACAAAGACAATGACATGTTTCTGTTACTGGAACAGCAACAGTACCTCAAGGGAAACAAAAACACTTCCAATTCCAAAGTTTCTACTCTTCAAAGAAAGTTAATCTTCGACACCATTCATGAGATTCTCAACTGTAAACGCCGTTTGCCACCGTGGAAGTTGGAGAATCTACCTTCGTTACATCAAATCTGGTCGGAGTTTCGGAGGATCCGAGAGAGGGAAGAATCATCGGAGGATATGTTTGAGGTTATATGTGGTGTGTTGAAGAAGGACATGAAGGGTGAGAATGAATGGGGTGAATGCCACGTGGAAATTGGAGACGTAGTGTTGGACATCGAACGGTTCATATTCAAAGATCTTATATGTGAAACCATTGGAGATCTAGCATTGTGTAGAGGAGTACCACGTAACAAAGTTTCGGTGCTTCGCAGGAAGTTAGAGTTTTATAATAATTAG